A stretch of the Arthrobacter sp. PAMC 25486 genome encodes the following:
- a CDS encoding pentapeptide repeat-containing protein, translating to MASKNAPRAPRLTPLDLHDLADNDDAFFGPGETYDGQRFDRTAFDETNLTSTDFLECELNSPTLNDAELRGVRFRGSVINDSFAPIMKGARTSWRDTEITSPRWGSAELYDSSWQSVRIDGGKIDFLNLRASKIIDLQISDCIIGELDLGGANVTRLALQNCRIGTLDLQQATLKDVDLRTTDFRTLNGIGSLSGVVIDDYQLGLLAPILAAHLGITVA from the coding sequence ATGGCTTCGAAGAATGCACCGCGCGCACCCCGGCTCACTCCACTTGACCTCCATGACCTGGCGGACAACGACGATGCGTTCTTTGGCCCCGGCGAGACCTATGACGGCCAGCGGTTTGACCGGACCGCCTTCGATGAAACCAACCTGACCTCTACGGACTTTCTGGAGTGCGAGCTCAACAGCCCAACACTCAACGATGCTGAATTGCGTGGCGTACGCTTCCGCGGCTCGGTCATCAATGACAGCTTCGCCCCGATCATGAAGGGCGCCCGGACTAGCTGGCGGGACACGGAAATAACGTCCCCGCGATGGGGTTCAGCCGAACTCTACGACAGCAGCTGGCAATCGGTGCGGATTGACGGCGGCAAGATCGACTTCCTGAACCTGCGCGCCTCCAAGATCATCGACCTGCAAATCAGCGATTGCATCATCGGAGAACTGGACCTGGGCGGGGCCAACGTCACCCGCTTGGCCTTGCAGAACTGCCGGATCGGCACCCTCGACCTGCAGCAGGCAACTCTGAAGGACGTTGATCTCCGCACCACAGACTTCCGCACGCTCAACGGCATTGGCTCCCTGTCCGGCGTCGTGATTGACGACTACCAGCTGGGACTGCTGGCACCCATCTTGGCAGCGCACCTGGGCATCACGGTCGCCTGA
- a CDS encoding ASCH domain-containing protein, translating into MTSKDLRTAPEFAGLPICEFAFPGPLREKLIAAILDGSKISTTATLIEFEVEQEKLPRVGEREVVVDSAGHGVAVIEMTEVRMDRLADVDLQHAVDEGEGFTTVAQWRAGHEDFWHSPDMRAAMKDPEFTVDDSTMLVLQRFKVIARLP; encoded by the coding sequence ATGACCAGCAAAGACCTCAGAACCGCGCCGGAATTCGCCGGGCTTCCGATCTGCGAATTCGCTTTCCCGGGTCCGCTGCGCGAGAAGCTCATTGCGGCGATTTTGGATGGGTCAAAAATCTCCACCACGGCCACACTCATTGAATTTGAGGTGGAACAGGAAAAGCTGCCCCGCGTGGGCGAACGGGAAGTGGTGGTGGACTCCGCGGGCCACGGCGTAGCCGTCATCGAAATGACCGAGGTTCGCATGGACAGGCTGGCGGACGTCGATCTGCAGCACGCCGTCGACGAGGGTGAAGGCTTCACCACCGTGGCCCAGTGGCGGGCCGGCCATGAAGACTTTTGGCATTCCCCTGACATGAGAGCGGCCATGAAGGACCCGGAATTCACGGTGGATGACTCCACGATGCTGGTGCTCCAACGCTTCAAGGTCATCGCCCGGCTGCCATAG
- a CDS encoding TetR/AcrR family transcriptional regulator, with protein MTSRPEVDQLLDAAEKLFYERGFQTVGMDALRSSSGMPLKRIYSLFEGKDAIAVAMLDRRDDRWHASLARRVDRETQSESRVLAIFDWLASWLAGEGHRGCAWINAFGELGASSSDVADAVRRHKTRLRNYVNEVVSEAGASRSVADGVFLLVEGCMVTAGISGNADAAAQAKGAAAQLLIA; from the coding sequence ATGACGTCTCGCCCCGAAGTCGATCAGCTGTTGGACGCAGCAGAGAAACTGTTCTACGAACGCGGATTCCAAACCGTTGGGATGGATGCCCTTCGTTCCTCATCTGGCATGCCGTTGAAGCGCATCTACTCTCTGTTCGAAGGTAAGGACGCGATCGCGGTCGCTATGCTCGATCGACGCGACGATCGATGGCATGCCTCGCTCGCACGGCGAGTTGACCGCGAAACACAGTCGGAGAGTCGGGTGCTGGCGATCTTCGATTGGCTGGCTAGCTGGCTTGCAGGCGAAGGGCACCGAGGTTGCGCATGGATCAACGCTTTCGGCGAGCTCGGCGCAAGCTCGTCAGATGTCGCTGACGCAGTACGTCGACACAAGACACGGCTTCGAAACTATGTGAACGAGGTGGTATCGGAGGCAGGAGCATCACGATCAGTGGCCGATGGGGTATTCCTCCTGGTTGAGGGCTGCATGGTAACCGCAGGGATATCGGGTAACGCAGATGCCGCCGCACAGGCGAAAGGTGCAGCAGCTCAACTGCTGATCGCCTAA
- a CDS encoding HPP family protein — MASDVKQILASKAPARPTMTILLVATLTSTVALVTLVGLGILTGHLLLIPPMAASMALVAGAPSLPLSQPRNVIGGQVISAIVGVTVGLASHSLWAAAIAGGLALGAMLLTRTSHSPAAATAVIGAMAVDGQLSFVACAGFAAIVLVLFGLSRSAFRRTTYPLYWW, encoded by the coding sequence GTGGCATCGGACGTAAAACAGATCCTGGCCAGCAAGGCCCCCGCGCGCCCGACCATGACCATACTGCTGGTCGCGACGCTCACGTCGACCGTAGCTCTCGTGACCCTTGTTGGACTAGGCATCCTGACTGGGCACCTTCTGCTCATCCCGCCCATGGCTGCCAGCATGGCACTCGTCGCCGGCGCGCCGTCTTTGCCATTGTCTCAGCCTCGAAATGTCATCGGCGGCCAGGTGATCTCGGCCATCGTGGGCGTCACGGTCGGACTGGCTAGCCACTCGCTCTGGGCGGCTGCTATCGCTGGAGGTCTCGCGCTCGGGGCAATGCTGCTGACGCGCACGTCGCATTCTCCAGCCGCTGCAACTGCCGTCATCGGGGCAATGGCCGTGGATGGTCAGCTCTCCTTTGTCGCCTGCGCCGGATTCGCGGCTATCGTGCTCGTACTGTTCGGACTGTCCCGCTCCGCTTTCAGGCGTACGACGTATCCGCTGTACTGGTGGTAG
- a CDS encoding DUF4031 domain-containing protein, protein MIFIDPPFWPAHGTVFSHLISDTSVAELHAFAAANGVAERAFDLDHYDVPERLYLDLMAAGAVPISGKELARILVASGLRIKAKYRVKSVSTVLELRWNALMPRQPGLGAELLGRWSEPHRHYHSATHLLAVLEALDALTGHQTPRPVALAAWFHDAVYNGTAADEEDSAVLAQARLNKLLSVDETAEVGRLVRLTATHSPATGDIAGHLLCDADLAILGGEPQAYSRYVSGVRRDYAHVSEGDFAKGRAAVVRQLLALQPLFHTAKGKELWAARAQENLSRELSAILTP, encoded by the coding sequence ATGATCTTCATCGATCCACCCTTTTGGCCGGCACACGGGACGGTGTTCTCGCACCTGATCTCCGACACCTCGGTCGCGGAACTGCACGCCTTCGCCGCGGCTAACGGAGTTGCGGAACGCGCCTTTGACCTTGACCACTACGACGTGCCCGAGCGGCTCTACCTGGATCTTATGGCAGCGGGGGCCGTACCAATTTCCGGCAAGGAGTTGGCACGCATCCTGGTGGCATCGGGCCTGCGCATCAAGGCCAAGTACCGAGTCAAATCCGTGTCCACAGTTTTGGAGCTGCGCTGGAACGCACTCATGCCGAGGCAGCCGGGGCTGGGTGCCGAACTACTGGGGCGATGGAGCGAACCCCACCGCCACTACCATTCCGCCACACATCTGCTGGCGGTCTTGGAGGCGCTGGACGCCTTGACCGGGCACCAGACGCCCCGGCCCGTTGCGCTGGCTGCCTGGTTTCACGACGCCGTCTACAACGGCACGGCTGCCGACGAGGAGGATTCCGCCGTTTTGGCACAAGCGCGCTTAAACAAGCTGCTGTCAGTTGACGAAACGGCGGAGGTTGGCCGCCTGGTCAGGCTGACAGCCACCCACTCCCCCGCTACCGGCGACATCGCCGGACATCTCCTGTGCGACGCCGACCTGGCCATCCTCGGCGGTGAGCCGCAAGCCTACTCCCGCTACGTTTCCGGAGTGCGGAGGGACTATGCCCACGTGTCGGAGGGTGATTTTGCCAAGGGGAGGGCCGCCGTCGTGCGTCAATTACTGGCGCTGCAGCCGCTGTTCCACACAGCCAAGGGCAAGGAATTGTGGGCCGCCCGGGCGCAGGAAAACCTCAGCCGGGAGCTGTCGGCTATCTTGACCCCTTAA
- a CDS encoding helix-turn-helix transcriptional regulator, translated as MKNQISESRKAAGWSQEQLASTLGVSRQTVIALERGKYNPSLPLAFRLARTFSTSIEELFDYDEAELGS; from the coding sequence TTGAAGAACCAAATCTCAGAGTCAAGAAAGGCTGCCGGCTGGTCGCAGGAGCAGCTCGCGTCAACGCTTGGCGTCTCCCGGCAGACGGTCATAGCCCTGGAGCGGGGCAAGTACAACCCCAGTCTCCCGCTGGCGTTTCGACTGGCCCGAACCTTCAGCACCAGCATCGAGGAACTGTTCGACTACGACGAGGCCGAACTCGGATCCTAG
- a CDS encoding MerR family transcriptional regulator, with product MSIEEAPSDWSIQEIAALAGTTSRTLRHYDSIGLLVPSRIAGNGYRHYNQTALARLQRILLLRELGLGLPAISTVLAQESSATSALRTHVALLRGEQERLSRLIASVERTIAAEAAGEGIMAKDMLDGFDHTHHKEEVEQRWGTEAYAQSDAWWRGKDSSGQSTWKAQVAALNNDWLALSSGGTVPSSPEAQELARRHVDWLSSIPGTPAAAPGGDVRGYVLGLAEMYVADERFAANYGGVAGAQFVSDALGVYAEREL from the coding sequence ATGAGCATCGAAGAGGCCCCGTCGGACTGGTCAATCCAGGAAATTGCAGCCCTGGCTGGAACCACCAGCCGAACACTGCGGCATTACGACTCCATCGGACTGCTGGTGCCGAGCCGCATTGCCGGCAACGGGTACCGGCACTACAACCAGACCGCACTGGCGCGGCTGCAACGTATTTTGCTGCTGCGCGAATTGGGACTGGGCTTGCCCGCGATTTCTACCGTCTTGGCGCAAGAAAGCTCGGCAACTTCGGCACTGCGGACCCATGTTGCGTTGCTGCGGGGCGAACAGGAACGACTGTCGCGGCTCATCGCGTCAGTTGAAAGGACCATTGCAGCAGAGGCTGCGGGAGAGGGAATCATGGCAAAGGACATGCTTGACGGTTTTGACCACACTCACCACAAGGAAGAGGTGGAACAGCGCTGGGGCACGGAGGCGTATGCGCAGAGCGACGCGTGGTGGCGCGGCAAGGATTCCTCCGGTCAGTCCACATGGAAAGCCCAGGTTGCGGCACTGAACAACGACTGGCTTGCCCTGTCGTCCGGCGGCACCGTGCCGTCATCGCCCGAAGCGCAGGAGCTGGCGCGGCGCCACGTTGATTGGCTTTCTTCGATACCAGGAACTCCGGCCGCCGCACCCGGCGGGGACGTACGCGGCTACGTTTTGGGCCTTGCGGAAATGTATGTTGCGGACGAGCGCTTTGCCGCGAATTACGGCGGCGTGGCGGGTGCTCAGTTTGTTAGCGATGCGCTGGGCGTCTATGCGGAACGGGAACTATAG
- a CDS encoding 2,3-butanediol dehydrogenase: MRAARYYDRNDIRIEDIAEPELKPGTVAIDVAWCGICGTDLHEYLEGPIFIPPAGHPHPISGESAPVTLGHEFSGTITALGEGVTDLSVGENVVVEPYIIGADVDTSEGAPYQLSKDMNFIGLGGRGGGLAEKIVVERRWVHPIGDIPLDQAALIEPLSVGHHAYVRSDAKAGQVAIVGGAGPIGLLTAAVLKAKGLTVYISELSEARKAKALETGVADAVFDPREGDVASQVRELTNGQGADVGFECSSVPAVLDMLLDAVRPGAVIVNVSIWGHKPAVDMPKLVLKEVDLRGTIGYANDHPDTIALVQSGKLDLSRFITGRIGLDGLVSEGFDQLINNNEAHVKIIVNPRG; the protein is encoded by the coding sequence ATGAGGGCAGCACGTTACTACGACCGCAATGACATCCGTATCGAGGACATTGCCGAGCCGGAACTGAAGCCGGGAACCGTGGCTATTGACGTTGCCTGGTGCGGTATCTGCGGCACCGACCTGCACGAATACCTGGAAGGGCCCATCTTCATTCCGCCCGCAGGCCACCCACATCCGATCTCCGGAGAGTCCGCTCCCGTGACATTGGGCCACGAGTTCTCCGGAACCATCACGGCGCTGGGTGAGGGGGTCACCGATCTGAGCGTCGGAGAAAACGTGGTGGTGGAGCCGTACATCATCGGTGCGGATGTGGATACGAGCGAAGGTGCCCCGTATCAGTTGTCCAAGGACATGAACTTCATCGGATTGGGTGGTCGCGGTGGCGGACTTGCCGAGAAGATTGTCGTGGAACGGCGCTGGGTCCACCCGATTGGTGACATTCCCCTGGACCAGGCCGCGCTGATTGAACCCCTTTCCGTGGGGCATCATGCCTACGTGCGTTCCGATGCAAAAGCCGGCCAGGTTGCCATCGTGGGTGGGGCGGGGCCCATTGGTCTGCTGACCGCGGCTGTACTCAAGGCCAAGGGTCTGACCGTCTACATCTCCGAACTTTCCGAGGCACGCAAGGCGAAAGCCCTGGAAACCGGTGTTGCTGATGCCGTCTTCGATCCCCGTGAGGGTGACGTTGCCAGCCAGGTCCGCGAGTTGACCAATGGCCAGGGTGCGGATGTCGGATTTGAGTGCTCATCGGTGCCCGCCGTACTGGACATGCTCCTGGACGCCGTCCGCCCAGGTGCGGTCATTGTCAACGTCTCCATCTGGGGTCACAAACCTGCTGTGGACATGCCGAAGCTGGTGCTGAAGGAAGTGGATCTGCGCGGCACCATCGGGTACGCCAACGACCACCCGGACACCATCGCGCTGGTCCAAAGCGGCAAGTTGGACCTTTCTCGCTTCATCACCGGACGGATCGGACTGGACGGGCTGGTCAGTGAAGGTTTTGACCAGTTGATCAACAACAATGAAGCGCACGTGAAAATCATCGTGAACCCGCGCGGCTGA